From the genome of Ascaphus truei isolate aAscTru1 unplaced genomic scaffold, aAscTru1.hap1 HAP1_SCAFFOLD_534, whole genome shotgun sequence:
AATACACTATGGCATTAATCGTTGCATTCGTACCCCACATTGCCTCTGAGTAgggcatgttaacaatattacgtgtggtgcacgtgtcatactcacagggtttatcatctggagctatttgaacattcatcaaatcgctcattgccctgattaccgtgtcaacattcatatgcaaactatcattgagacatttctggaacagggagtagactttgtaattaggtttcataatcactattcgctccacacaccaaaaacctcgtaacccagaaaaatgtaaaaatccttgatcaatcattttCGGTTGCCAGTTAAAATAGCCTTGCGTGAGATTGTAATAAAAGGAACACGGTTTACAACCGTACTTGAATACTGTATTGTCCTTATCACAGATTCCTTCATTAATCAATTTCTCCAATGTGATACCACACGCATTCTTGAaacctttacatgaatggctgtagTATGTCGTATTGGTAAATGTAGCAAAGCGTGGTTGAGTGCAAGTGTCCCATGCTGTAGGTTCACGAAACAACATACCATCACCTTTTGTATTCCATTCTTTCGGAAGTGCTGCTGTCTTTAGCTGTCCAGTTTTAGCATCTTCCATCACATCTTGAAGTTTGTGTAACAGGTCCTCAGCGGTTATTGATGAGTTCCACCATCCTGAGTAAATACTGTCAGTACAAAAAACAGCAGATATATACGGTCTTACCCCCCCAGGTATTCTGTACTCTTCTTCTTCAGCACCTTCCCAGAATGCCACTCTTGGATCAGTCTGTCCATTGGGAACGAATCCGTTCTGAGTAATTTGACCTGTATTCAGATAGAAAATAGGGTATTGCTTATACCTTATATTGTCCATGGTCACACCAGGCCGAGGGCAATGATCAGCTTTCAGCTCCTTCGTTGGCCATTTACGTGttccttgaaagtcaatgaaataacaatgtccaaattcagcatgacaacgttgttcacggtagctttgctgcttccaatggtcatgaaggggtaaatcatatttcaggcttgtagattgcagctgttgcatctgtgcattcagatgttgtgtcaccagcttccttcctcctggcgtagttataccagcttctttagctagcacagtagaatcaaacagcacaacctgtgaaatccccaaagtctttcgtttctggatgataggtttaggaaacggcttccaatacacaccttgaggtatacccaccgactgtatgtccaccggtttcaaatcgtagtgtagtcctcgtttcacgatgccggagtctggtgtggtaataccgtgtgcTGCTGTACGTTTCCAGTCGATGATCTCTCCTTCTTGCTGAGTCACAAAATGCCattgtaacctgaaaataacgctggccgatattgctagaaaagcaaaacagattgagaaacacaaaatagtctttaacagtcttttctttgtgaTCACCTTAGCCACTGTTTGATAGGCCTTCTGGTAAATGTTGCGTTGATCCGGTATGGCAggtaacacatatatatgtctttggtcactgtcAGGGAAGTCAGCTTCAGCTTGTAGGACCTCACCTGCGTGATTATTTTCCACATCCTGTTGTCTTGCAATCTGTGCTTCGAGAGGCTGCAGCTCCATCGAAGTCTGTCGCAGATACGGTGTCTCCTCCATCTTGAACAGTGACATTACTGCAATGTGCTGTAGGCTTAAGATTATCGATActcacttttctttcttttccttttgtATTTTGGATGATAAAGGTTCTTTCATTTATCTTTTTAAGTATCGTGGTAGGTTTCTTCCACTTAGGCCGCAACGGCTTTACCTTAGCAACCCTCTCCTGGACCGAATGTCCAATCTGCGGCGTCCAAGCTGCAGGATtacgtggtgtgtgggctgtatgggaaaaagaatccctcaattcctgtaaaattaatatttgttcaagtctccctgggacagaaatagaatcattagtaaacggtgtattcataggagtaccatataacagttcatggggtgttttaccagttactgagttaggaatattatttaagCCAATTTGAACCGTAACTAAGAGTGGATACCACTGTGTAGGACGATTAGATAGCATTTTGGTTAAAAGTCGTTTTACCTCGTAATTTTTACGTGCAAAGATTCCAGCGATTTCCAGAATATGACGGCGAGCTGAAGGCCCAATCAACACCTAATGTTGCGGCCCATTCCTTGGTTTCTGCCGCTGTGAAAGCAGGTCCACCATCGGAATGAAAGGCCTTGGGCTTAGCCACACTTACTAAGGTGTTGAGACATTTAAGCGTAGAGCTAGATGTCGTACCACGAACGGGGTATAACCACGTAAACCttgtacaagcatcaacacaaaccaaaacatgtttgtaggaatgTGATGCTGGCAAAGGTCCAATATGGtccaaatatattaaatcaaacggtttgttcggtattgcattaataataaatggtggGGTCTGATGATTAGGAGCGTTCACCAACCGACATGGTTTACAGTTGCTTAGAACTGTCTTAACTGTTTTCCTCATGTTCGGCCACCAGTATTTATGTTTCAGtgtcaacaaaacattttctctccctaggtgagggtgtcccacactgtcgtgtgcttgcgtagcgatctgcattctgcttgctacagggggaacaatgaattcattagcaTCAATTACAACCATGCAATTATTGTTGACCTGTTTAAATGAGTATTTCTTAGGATACCCAGGTGGATTAGGCCTGGTGGTATCCAGACAAGCATACAACTCTGCATCGAGACTGGCTGACTTTGACTGTGCCCTTGTTAACACTTTGTTAACGGCAAATTTCTGACTTACAGTTTGCGCGAGACTATCTGCAAACTGGTTACCCATAGTATGAACCGATGAACCAAGCGTTCTGTGCGCTGGCTCGTGTACAATTTCAATATCAGGCTTTTGATCAAGATAGGCCGCAATGGCCTTCCACTTAGCTATATGCGTTAGTGGTTTCCTTTTGGCATTTAAAAATCCATTTGATCTCCAAATTGGTAGGTCCTGCAATGCTGAACGTGCTAAATAAGCGGAATCTGTAACTATAAGTACATGTCCCTTAACTGTAAGTGCTTCTTTCATAGCAAAAGCTAAAGCATGAATCTCTGCAAACTGTGCAGAGTGGTCTCCTACAGGTAATTGCCAACTATGCAACAAATTCATATGTGCATCATATTTTGCAATTCCTGAACCTGCAGATTTATTCACTCCTTCTTTGCTGGAGTCTACAGCTGAACCATCTGTGTAGAAAATGCATGTGTAAAAGTcatttgggtgtgtttgatttTCCCATGTTACCCCTTCAAAGGGGGATGGGAGGTCGTCTAATGTAGTTAAAGTTTTAtcatgcacaaaatgtatttggggatcTTCTATAATGGTATACCATTTTAACCAGCGACTTCTTAACGCCTTCCTATCCGGAATGGTCTGTTTCTGCAATGTTGCTAGTGAAGctactgaagtgtatatatagatatcctgTCCCTGTGCCAAATCACGTGATTTTAGCACTGTGAGTGTAATCGCTGATAATAGTTTTTCAAGCGACAAATATCTCTTCTCTGTGTTTGTAAATACATAAGATAATAATGTAATTGGTACTGTCTCCATAGCATTGTAAATTCTAATGTATGCAGCTAGTGGTGAAATGTTGACATAAGCTGACAATGGTTTTGTCGggtcgcgctgcgctaagtaggaagcatcattaactgctgctaataactttcgcaatgcctcatcctcaactgttaaccatttaaaaggtgttttcggtctagtctgctctgacttaatctcgcgtgatgttgcgtgatgtaatggttcaatcagtacattaaaatctgggataaacgtcattgaaaaattcagtaacccaataatgcttcttaactgttttagtgattttggaacactgatgttggaaactttttctctgtaattagtagagaggcctctgccattttcagctatttcaaagcctaaaaatgtcacagtttctcttgcaagctgagatttctttaggGAAACAAGGTAACCTGCTTCTGTCAATGTAATTAACACTTCTGTCATAGCTTTAAAATGCTCTTCTTCTGTGTCATGTGATAAATAAACGTCATCAACATAAATTTCTGTATTGGCAAACTTAGACAATAGTGAGACTACGTCTGCAGTGAATAAAGCTGGACTATTTACAAAACCTTGTGGTAAACGTGTAAAAACCAATTGTTTACCTTGCCAGGTAAATGCGGTTAGCCAATAACTCTCAGGCGTGATTGGGTGGCTAAAATACCCATTGCTTAAGTCAAACGTAGTTTTAAAGCGTTTACGCTGTAATCCGCTTAAGATTGAAGGtgaatgtgtgttctgtgctgccactgaaggtgtgactctgttcacttccctataatctaacaccattcgccatgaaccatcttttttaggcactggatatactgcagtattcatttggctatactgttcaagcagtactccttgtttaagtaaatcattgattacaatttgtatgcttggtaaggcggcatgattaattttatattgtgcctgtttctTTGGTAGTGTAGAACATGTATTAATATTGTGTACGATTTGTTTTCTAAATCCGACCTGATTTTCCCACtgttgaaaaatatatttgtgtgtcattaacCAATTATACAATTTTGTTTTATCATTAAAAGCACTTTCATTGCATTGATCTGTGATAATTTTTTCCAAGTCAAATTTCACAGTCAATTCCGTATGCTTGCGGTTTTCTGTAACTTCCTCTTTTATTGTAAAGAAGGAAGCCACATCTTTGTATGCTATAAGAAAGTCACAACCTAATCTGTCATGTTCAACTAATTCAATAGAAACTCTCCTGTCATTAATTTTTAAGTCTAAATAATATGAAGGATAAGTGCCATTTCCCTCAATTGTTTGTATCGTGATGTCGTGTACATAATTTTCATCTATTAAAATATCAgttcttacaagggatatgtcGGCTTGTGTATCTAATAGGCCAGTGTAATCTTTTCCCTTGTAGTGAATGTTTAACGTTAAGTTTGTCATTCCTCAAAGAGGAAGTCTGTAGGGAGGTGAGTTATCTTCCCAACAAATTTCTCTGTGCTCGCCGGTGTCGTCGCTGCTGCAGCCTGTTTAACCTCACGTTGGCTGTTCGTTAATCCTGAAGTCTGCGTAGCAAAACCTGTACGCTTGTCACGAAATTTAATTTCGCTAGCCTTGCCTTGCCCATATCTGTCAGgagttttaatgtattgtctCAGATTATATCTGGACACTGCACCCTCATTACGAGCTTGCTGTTCAAAGCGTGTATTTTGTTGTGTAGTCTGTGGTGTAGGAGTGTTTTGTCTTTGTGTAGGAGTCTGAAAACTTCTATTATctctttgaaaattacctcttCTGTCCCACTGCTTGTCTCTAGGATAAACTCAGGTAATGTAATTGGTGTAAATAAGTGTGTGCGACTCTCCCCATATTTCGCACCAGAATTAATAGGACCATGTCTGTCCACGCCTGTAGCAATCACAGGCTGTTGTcccaaaatgacagtcgctgcattATGTGTCAAATTAATGATCGTGTGTATTAACGGATCATATGCCTGTTGTACGTACTGATATGTGTTTGGATCAGTTGTGGTGTCTATTGTTAGATAGCAGTATCTTGCCCCAGGTCCCCACGggccaaattgaatttcaaatgccagagtttcaccgtcaatcagatttctctgatactgattcctcattaaaacattcagatctgcaactcgtgcaaaatccgtaacagccatgatatactatatatatatatatataatgaaaattgtaccttctcttttataaagaggaaatagcatacacgtgtactttcaagattaaatgggtaacgtcagatttattatacaactcatgagtaattaaccacgttggagcgccataatctgggttcaatcaacctacctctctttatcaagtgtcgccttatggtgagttatatcctgctctaagcagagaacacaaaccaaaatGTTGCACTCGAAAAAGCCTCGGCCACAccctcacatattatgatatatggagggtatcgtgagattattatttataaagaaagggtactcagagtttgtataagaaaaggtttatcctttattgtattacaacaatattcagaaatatcagaacaagcttcttataagccaatggctaacagttacagtatgttaccaatccattcctaactatgcagagattataactagatatgcattgtcaatactcacaaaccaaaagatattatgtCAGGTCAGCcagccagtcccagtctcatctgtgtgatgtcacacttaagttcggttctctttctctctctctctctctctgatctaacatggagtcgggccaacctaatatagagtgtattagttactgcgtacgtgtgtcacgtgtcatgtgtccatactctgtggtttgtgacgtatgatgtttacgagtcAGAAATTatagttagtgacgtatgatgtttacgatcttagGACGTACATTTAGTAACTTTATGATTTTTCATAAGTTCCCGTTCAAACCACAGCGTGTTTACCGTTATAAGTTCCCCTTTTTATGTCTTTGTAATCTGTcctaatatcctgccacttctgagcaaaacaagctattatttctaagacaagaaaaaccaggattttaacaatatactctaagctatactaggccttactatgatactacgtatataagtacctgtgacctgtattcattatgcgttatatgccagaaaatacctgtaatccataacagttacctctcgttctcatgcatgtcctgggctcagagttataacatgtgttacaggcagtaatacagtgagagttacctctcgttctcacgcatatcctgggcacagagttataacgtgttacaggcaataatacagtgagagttacctctcgttctcatgcatgtcctgggcacagagttataacgtgtattagaggcagtaatacagtgagagttacctctcgttctcacgcatgtcctgggcacagagttataatgtgtgttacaggcagtaatacagtgagagttacctctcgttctcatgcatgtcctgggcacagaattataacttgtgttacaggcagtaatacagtgagagttacctctcattctcacgcatgtcctgggcacagagttataacgtgttacaggaagtaatacagtgagagttacctctcgttttcatgtatgttctgggcacagagttataacatgtgttacaggcagtaatacagtgagagttacctctcgttctcacgcatgtcctgggcacagagttataatgtgtgttacaggcagtaatacagtgagagttacctctcgttctcatgcatgtcctgggcacagaattataacttgtgttacaggcagtaatacagtgagagttacctctcattctcacgcatgtcctgggcacagagttataacatgtgttacaggaagtaatacagtgagagttaccgctcgttttcatgtatgttctgggcacagagttataacatgtgttacaggcagtaatacagtgagagttacctctcgttctcacgcatatcctgggcacagagttataacgtgttacaggcaataatacagtgagagttacctctcgttctcatgcatgtcctgggcacagagttataacgtgtattagaggcagtaatacagtgagagttacctctcgttctcacgcatgtcctgggcacagagttataatgtgtgttacaggcagtaatacagtgagagttacctctcgttctcatgcatgtcctgggcacagaattataacttgtgttacaggcagtaatacagtgagagttacctctcattctcacgcatgtcctgggcacagagttataacgtgttacaggaagtaatacagtgagagttacctctcgttttcatgtatgttctgggcacagagttataacatgtgttacaggcagtaatacagtgagagttacctctcgttctcacgcatgtcctgggcacagagttataatgtgtgttacaggcagtaatacagtgagagttacctctcgttctcatgcatgtcctgggcacagaattataacttgtgttacaggcagtaatacagtgagagttacctctcattctcacgcatgtcctgggcacagagttataacatgtgttacaggaagtaatacagtgagagttaccgctcgttttcatgtatgttctgggcacagagttataacatgtgttacaggcagtaatacagtgagagttacctctcgttctcacgcatgtcctgggcacagagttaggacaaataatacatggttacaaatacagttacataaatgagcagggtataaattatatacaagacattgcgtgcacagttaaagataatatatattatgggcgtatgaaacagttacagaccagattaaaatgtgagacagccttagatttgaaagaa
Proteins encoded in this window:
- the LOC142485092 gene encoding uncharacterized protein LOC142485092 isoform X1; this translates as MSLFKMEETPYLRQTSMELQPLEAQIARQQDVENNHAGEVLQAEADFPDSDQRHIYVLPAIPDQRNIYQKAYQTVAKVITKKRLLKTILCFSICFAFLAISASVIFRLQWHFVTQQEGEIIDWKRTAAHGITTPDSGIVKRGLHYDLKPVDIQSVGIPQGVYWKPFPKPIIQKRKTLGISQVVLFDSTVLAKEAGITTPGGRKLVTQHLNAQMQQLQSTSLKYDLPLHDHWKQQSYREQRCHAEFGHCYFIDFQGTRKWPTKELKADHCPRPGVTMDNIRYKQYPIFYLNTGQITQNGFVPNGQTDPRVAFWEGAEEEEYRIPGGVRPYISAVFCTDSIYSGWWNSSITAEDLLHKLQDVMEDAKTGQLKTAALPKEWNTKGDGMLFREPTAWDTCTQPRFATFTNTTYYSHSCKGFKNACGITLEKLINEGICDKDNTVFKYGCKPCSFYYNLTQGYFNWQPKMIDQGFLHFSGLRGFWCVERIVIMKPNYKVYSLFQKCLNDSLHMNVDTVIRAMSDLMNVQIAPDDKPCEYDTCTTRNIVNMPYSEAMWGTNATINAIVYYENDTEFMNECKVSSKTSARKLITNDDILITTGHLLSDSVSVISQISDSNDEELRRGILVLRDHMIKFASYTISDITVLSEEIKALVILNHITSIRLTLQSKKVDISLLNLTLITQTLNLSPKESEILAYVSQTTVYDIRERNHRRVHNPDDSLWEVFIYYELFIPGDVYTTNWELLNFGHITHTGSYFARMQVAQPFQYMSVKCDRKFFISTIRCVDRGYLICDDIIQHMPCNDQMQGSNCPITVMPIQTPFTLIHSLDNGSYIVLSTEKDCDIPPFQASLVTVNGSIQCYGTTLIPPLLHQKFTSGVHFQVPAITLILPHMTAYLAHLKKMKVTIGFTHDIVHTLLQRVHSELLRVDLHPGDFPQWLTTLGESLKTFWPMTGNFLTKIGTSLQSTGKSIFSGLGNAFGILGYLKPILFFILGIIILVILLRIFSFLPKMKMKRRSA
- the LOC142485092 gene encoding uncharacterized protein LOC142485092 isoform X3 codes for the protein MSLFKMEETPYLRQTSMELQPLEAQIARQQDVENNHAGEVLQAEADFPDSDQRHIYVLPAIPDQRNIYQKAYQTVAKVITKKRLLKTILCFSICFAFLAISASVIFRLQWHFVTQQEGEIIDWKRTAAHGITTPDSGIVKRGLHYDLKPVDIQSVGIPQGVYWKPFPKPIIQKRKTLGISQVVLFDSTVLAKEAGITTPGGRKLVTQHLNAQMQQLQSTSLKYDLPLHDHWKQQSYREQRCHAEFGHCYFIDFQGTRKWPTKELKADHCPRPGVTMDNIRYKQYPIFYLNTGQITQNGFVPNGQTDPRVAFWEGAEEEEYRIPGGVRPYISAVFCTDSIYSGWWNSSITAEDLLHKLQDVMEDAKTGQLKTAALPKEWNTKGDGQI
- the LOC142485092 gene encoding uncharacterized protein LOC142485092 isoform X2; translation: MSLFKMEETPYLRQTSMELQPLEAQIARQQDVENNHAGEVLQAEADFPDSDQRHIYVLPAIPDQRNIYQKAYQTVAKVITKKRLLKTILCFSICFAFLAISASVIFRLQWHFVTQQEGEIIDWKRTAAHGITTPDSGIVKRGLHYDLKPVDIQSVGIPQGVYWKPFPKPIIQKRKTLGISQVVLFDSTVLAKEAGITTPGGRKLVTQHLNAQMQQLQSTSLKYDLPLHDHWKQQSYREQRCHAEFGHCYFIDFQGTRKWPTKELKADHCPRPGVTMDNIRYKQYPIFYLNTGQITQNGFVPNGQTDPRVAFWEGAEEEEYRIPGGVRPYISAVFCTDSIYSGWWNSSITAEDLLHKLQDVMEDAKTGQLKTAALPKEWNTKGDAHRSNLTCCSMLCCKDTDEKKDASQILRLPRSYQTSMRMYLDELVLPNRKPRKVHAVHDTMRDFMYQDSLASSGPFSVLTPNGTLLPRSLLMLCNFWQVKSLLSLGDQPNFKCRDIHRQIFQMSFYTIEEGHISIVSHGSYNCTTLLACSGNKHQHCFGARWNTTLLSVYESQHQPALQLGDFYKLIPSHRGITCAHMRSCGCFGDQSHTPMSSSSSTSESCDTVFQ